ttgtattgatagttaattgatttaattgatcgattgatttttagggtttctgttttttttcctttgtaattagggtttatttgaaaccaaatttttattgtttaattggggtttaattttcgtgattgggtgtttgattttaagtaatattgcttaattaggttttcattgggttttcataggtttatatctgattttgtttcatttgtgttatagtcagttcaaatttaggaatatcagtgtatatgcggagccaaagaatgagactttggtatttcctgATTGCCATAGAGATGAAACAGAGTTGATGACACTTAAGTATATGGTGTATAAGGGTTTGTCTATGGATGTTAAAGAGAAGTTTAATttatattggtttaaggaagaatGTCTGCCACTGCCATTGTTAAACAATGATGAGTTTGATAATTTTTGGGAGGATTCTTTTGTAAATGAGGATGGATGTATATGTTTGTGGATGGGGATGAAAGACACAGTGTTTGGGACTCCAAAGACTACACCAAAGAAGAAGACAGTTAGTAAGGGAACCACCCCTAGAAGAGCTGAAACAAAGGAAaattggatcatttttttgaagcatttgaagGATGCAATATTAGCACATCCAGTGAAAGTGGCTTTCATTTCAGATAGGCAAAAAGGTTTATTGGAAGCTGTTGGTATAGTGTTCCCTTGCCATCACCACAGATACTGTTGGAGGTAACTTTCTTGTCtaactttgtttcttgttttttttgtttgtcaGATCAGATAAAGGCCTTATGTTAATTGCAATGTGTTAAAATGCAGACATTTATACAAAAATTTCAAGAAGGATTACAAGGGTCTTGAATTATACAGTTCTTTGTGGAATGCAGCAAAAGCATACAAAGAAAAGCATTTTCAGGTTTGACAGTTCACAACAGTTCTTTGTTATTGGTTTTATGCACTGTTTGACAGTCAAGTTAAGCTAGTTTTTGATTGGCTGTGCAGGAACATTTTGACAATATTGTGAAACAGAGTGCTGCAGCTGGTGCTTATCTCAGTAGAGAAGATCCTGCTACATGGTCCAGGGCCTTTTTTAACCCTATTCACTGTTGTGAACATATGAAAAACAATTTTTCAGAGTCTTTTAAAAATATGATCAACAAGATGAGAAATAAACCAATTATAATGATAGGAATAATGTATGCTAACTTAGTGATGGGTACATGGTACAATAGGAGGACTGAATCTGCATCATGGGTAGATGGTAATTTGGTTCCTACTGCTGTTACATTGATTAAGAAAATGTTAGAATTTGTGACTGACTATGGTGTTGACCCTTGTGTGGATGGAGAGTTATATATGGTGACTAGTCCAAAGAATTCTGTGTTCACAGTGAACATACTTGCCAAGACTTGCTCTTGTTTGCAGTGGCAGTTGAGGGGGTTCCCCTGTATGCATGCAGTGACTGCATTGCATAGCATAAGGCCACAACGGAGAaagtaagatttctctttttttaaATATGTACCTTGTCTCAGAACTTATTTATGCAATTTCTAGGCCTTAAATGTATCTAGCACTAACATTTACATACTCTGCTTGAGCAGGTACTGCAGTGATTACTATTCAGTGGAGAACTATAAGGCCACATATGCACCAACTTTTGCACCACTAGATGATAAAAGTGAATGGGTCCAGCtactttttcttcttaaatttgtAACTATATGCCCTATTTATATTCTCAACTACATTGATATAAGTGCATTTACAAGAAGAAGGGAACGACATCATTTGTTCTTGCAGCCAAACATGAACAAGAAGATCTTGAACCCTCCTCACAGTAGGAAACCAGGAAGACCCAAGAGCAAGAGGGTAAGAAGTTATGATGAACCTCGTGTtgagaagacaaaaaggaggtgtGGGAAATGTGGAAATGTTACTAACCACAACAAAAGAACATGTGTTGGTGGTGAAGTGGGATCTAATCCAACTGCAAAGAGGCAAAGGACTGAATATGATGCACAAAGCTTCACCTTCAGCAACATAGAGCCAAGTCAGACCACCGGAGTTAGGGGTGCAGCTAAgtcaaacaagaagaagagaacgaCATCATTTGTTGGTGAATGTTTTACAGGGCCTGGCAACACCATCTTCTACTCCAGCTTCCACAACACCTATGAGTCTGCCATCTATAACACCATCTTCTACTCCACCCTCTACAATAAATAACCTTTATCAGAAACTTCTTTGGCATTGGATCTGTATCTCAGAATATAAAACAAGGAAAGGGAAGGGGAAATGGAAAGGCTAAGAAGAAATGATTTGagatccgttttctgattttttgtgtttaagaagacaatattttttttcttttgtagactTGAATTAATGCTGAATCAAATACTATGGTTCatgtcttatttatttttatttttttgatctgttGAGTATGACAAATTCCAACCGTTGCAATGAGTCACCGAGTTGACTCGATACTGGTTTGGTTACGAACTCAGACGAGGGTTAAGTCGTCTTTTACCTAGCAGGTTAACTGCCACATAGCCAGTTAACTACCTAAatccgttttttgaaaaaaacgggatgaaaaatgtcaatatcggccagtttatataaagattcaaaaaaacggccagtttcttaaatatggttcaaaaaggtggttactttattaaaaagcccaaaatactagaacccctactatatgggtttaaTATATAGaaaccccactaaatggatcttATATTgtcaactccattctttcacattttgatatttctaggtccaaaattttaatttttagggcTTGATACTAAAGTGACATTTTTCATAATGTCAAATTTACCCTTTTCAATATATACAAGAGAAAAATCATACCAACCATTCATTTatcaattttctttctctctcatctctctCGCTCGGTTGCAGGTTGCAGAGAAAACAATTTTAGGGTTTGCTCTCTTTTCAGACGAAGAAACAGGCCGAGAAAACGATTTCTAATCGAAAGTTCCAGTGATTAATGATTTCAGAACTTAGATctgaactttacaaaaaaagatCCTGATTATCTAAAGATAAATTCGAAATCAACATCAGTTGTTCTTTGGAGATTCAATGGATAATTATCATCAATAGGAACTGAATACGAAGATTCTCGTAGAAAATCAAATCGAACAGGTAATTCTCAATTCAATCGGTTGATTTCACTAATCTGATTTCGCTTTTTCTGCAGAGATTTCGTTCTAATTAAGTTTTCTGTTTGAAGATTCATATAAAGTTTCTAGgtttatttttctttcattaatttcatttgattttttaGATCTGGAAAAAACGACAGTAAATCatttgcgtgtttgttattagaAGAAAAAGATCTGTTAGAAACGATGATAAATCTAAATTTTATTCTCAATGTTTTGGAATTTTGATGCAATTCCTGGTTATGATGTGGTTATTTAGAGATTTGAATGGATTTGATTGAATAGATAAAATAGTTGAGCATCAAATAATCTATGAATTCAAATTAGTCAAAAATTATTTCGATTTTATTTTTAATCTGAAATTAAAGCTTGTAAATCTCAAATTAAGGTTTCATCAGCTCTTCTCAGTCTCCATTAAAGTCAGAAGTCTTCTATAATACTGGTTGAATTCAATTAGATGATCTCTCGTAATTCTAATGGAGCCAGTTGTTATCTCTTGTTGTGTTTTTATTTTGCTTATCTTTCCTATACTTGttgagtttgattaaagaatctatggtggtgttggtggtgtagATGCAGGTTCTGGAGGAGAATGAGGAGGCTGTGGTGGCAGAAGTGGTGGTATtggagcaggtttgaaggaggatTTTGAAGTCAATGGTGGTGttttttcagaattgatgaattgAAATAGATGATGAGAAGAAAGAGGATTAACTATTCTGAGTTTCTACCGCTGGTGCTAGTGGTCACAGGTAATTAGCTGAGTGTTGAGTCTATTTGTAGAATCTGTAACTTTGTAGTAATGTAGCACAAGGTTTTCCTATTTCTTAAATGTTCATTTTTTGTTTTGTGATTAGGGTTAACTTGTTCTGATAAATTCACTATGTTAGCATCACCTGTGTATGATTAGTTTTTACTGTTGAATTATGCATCAAGATAGTTTTTACTGTTGAAAATAGGTGTTTTGGTTGAGCGAAAGTTGTTGAACACAGTGAAGCATCAAATTTTCTAATGTTGCAGCAGTCGATGAGGCTAAAGAGTAACTGGAAAATATTGTTGTATGCCTAAGAACTTTCTTTATTGGTTGCGTAGACTGTTAAAACAAGTTACACTAGCAGGTGCCAATTATATACCTTTCAAATTCGAATTTTGCATTTTCAGTTGATTAAGTGCTAGTTGATCTTATTTATTGAGTAAATTTTACTGTTTAAGAATCGCAAGTATCTCTATCCGATGACCCTGTTTGCAGCGCTAATGAAGATAACATATATGCTTTGAGTACacaagccatatggatgtgtaactgcagaTTACACATGCCTTATGGATGTGTAAATTCTTACCACACATGCCATACGGATGTGTAACTTCAGGTTACACAAGCTATATGCAAGTGTAACTGCCGTTTACACAAGCTATTGTGTGTACTCTGTAAGCATTATTAGCTACTGATGCTGCTACTG
This is a stretch of genomic DNA from Papaver somniferum cultivar HN1 chromosome 1, ASM357369v1, whole genome shotgun sequence. It encodes these proteins:
- the LOC113344438 gene encoding uncharacterized protein LOC113344438, producing MRYKPGLKLSESSQFKFRNISVYAEPKNETLVFPDCHRDETELMTLKYMVYKGLSMDVKEKFNLYWFKEECLPLPLLNNDEFDNFWEDSFVNEDGCICLWMGMKDTVFGTPKTTPKKKTVSKGTTPRRAETKENWIIFLKHLKDAILAHPVKVAFISDRQKGLLEAVGIVFPCHHHRYCWRSDKGLMLIAMC